The nucleotide sequence ACTTCGCCTGCGTGTCGTCGAGGTGCTGCAGCGGGAGGTACGACTCGCCGGTCTTGCGGTCGACGAGCGACGCGAACCGCTGGACGAACGTGCCGCGGCGGGAGTCCTGGCCGGCCAGCCGCACCGGGCGGCCGTCGAGCAGCAGCGCCCCGAACGCGGTGATCTCGGCCGTGGCCCAGTCGATGCCGCCCTCGGTGAGCGCCTGCGCCCGGCGCTGCACCTGCGGCAGCACCTTCGGGTGGACGGTGAAGCCGTCGGGCACCGTGAGGTAGGCGTCGGCCACCCGCTTGAGGACCTCGGGCGTCGTGGCCGTGACGACCTCGCCCTCGGGCGCCGGCTTGTCGGGGTAGCTCGGGACCGTGGTGACGCTGGTGGGCGCGGTCTGCCGGGTCTCGGCGAACACCCGCTCGAGCTGCTTCTGGTAGTCGAGCAGGACCTGCTCGGCCTCTTCGATGGTGATGTCGCCGCGGCCGATCAGCGCCTCGGTGTACAGCTTGCGCACCGGCCGCTTGGCCTCGATGAGGTCGTACATGAGCGGCTGGGTGTAGCTGGGGTCGTCGCCCTCGTTGTGGCCGCGCCGGCGGTAGCAGACCATGTCGATGACGACGTCCTTCTTGAACGCCTGCCGGAACTCGAAGGCCAGCCGGGCCACCCGCGTGCACGCCTCGGGGTCGTCGCCGTTGACGTGGAAGATCGGCGCCTGCACCATGCGCGCGACGTCGGTGGAGTACATCGACGAGCGCGACTGGTCGGGCGAGGTGGTGTAGCCGACCTGGTTGTTGACGACGACGTGGACGGTGCCGCCGGTGCGGTAGCCGCGCAGCTGCGAGAGGTTCAGCGTCTCGGCGACCACGCCCTGGCCGGCGAACGCGGCGTCGCCGTGCACCAGGATCGGCAGCACCGGGAACTCCTCGCCGCGGTCGAGGATGTCCTGCTTGGCCCGCGCGATGCCCTCGAGCACCGGGTTGACCGCCTCGAGGTGGCTCGGGTTGGCCGTCAGCGACACCTTGATCTTCGAGCCGTCGAGCGCGGTGAACTCGCCGTCGGCGCCCAGGTGGTACTTGACGTCGCCGGAGCCCTGGACGGTGCGGGGGTCGATGTTGCCCTGGAACTCGCCGAAGATCTGCGCGTAGCTCTTGCCGACGATGTTCGCCAGCACGTTGAGCCGGCCGCGGTGGGCCATGCCGATGCAGGCCTCGAGCAGCCCGGCCTCGGCGGCGGCCTCGACCACCTCGTCGAGCACCGGGATGAGCGACTCGCCGCCCTCGAGCGAGAACCGCTTCTGCCCGACGTACTTGGTCTGCAGGAAGGTCTCGAACGCCTCGGCCTGGTTGAGCTTGAGCAGGATGCGCAGCTGGTCCTCGCGGGCGGTGAGGTCGACCGGCTTCTCGACCCGCTCCTGGATCCAGCGCCGCTGCTCGGGCTCCTGGATGTGCATGTACTCGATGCCGACGGTGCGGCAGTAGGCGTTGCGCAGCACGCCGAGGATGTCGCGCAGCAGCATGAACCGCTTGCTGCCACCGAACGAGCCGGTGGCGAACTCGCGGTCGAGGTCCCACAGGGTGAGGCCGTGGGTGCTGACGTCGAGGTCGGGGTGGGTGCGCTGCTTGTACTCCAGCGGGTCGGTGTCGGCCATGAGGTGGCCGCGCACGCGGTAGGCGTGGATCAGCTCCAGCACCCGGGCCTGCTTGCTGACCTCGTCCTCGTGGCTGTGCGGGACGTCGGTGGCCCAGCGGATCGGCTCGTACGGGATGCGCAGCGCGCGGAAGATCTCGTCGTAGAAGCCGTCCTGGCCCAGCAGCAGCCCGTGCACGATGCGCAGGAAGTCGCCGCTCTGGGCGCCCTGGATGATGCGGTGGTCGTAGGTGCTGGTGAGCGTCATGGTCTTGGAGACGCCCAGCCGGGCCACCGTCTCGGGCGCCGCGCCCTGGTACTCGGCGGGGTACTCCATGGCGCCGACGCCGATGATGGTGCCCTGGCCCTTCATCAGCCGCGGCACCGAGTGGACCGTGCCGATGGTGCCGGGGTTGGTCAGCGTGATGGTGGTGCCCTGGAAGTCGGCGACCGTCAGCTTGTTGTCGCGCGCCCGGCGGACGACGTCCTCGTACGCGGCCCAGAACTCGGCGAAGGTCATGCCCTCGGCGCGCTTGATGCTGGGGACCAGCAGCTGCCGGGTGCCGTCGGACTTCTTGGTGTCGATGGCCAGGCCGAGGTTGACGTGTCGCGGCTTGGCCAGCGCGGGCTTGCCGTCGATGTCGGCGTAGGCCTGGTTCATGTCGGGCATCTGGTGCAGAGCTTTGACCAGCGCGAACCCGATGACGTGCGTGAACGACACCTTGCCGCCGCGGGACCGGGCGAGGTGGTTGTTGATGACGATGCGGTTGTCGACCAGCAGCTTGGCCGGGACGGCCCGCACGCTGGTGGCCGTCGGGACCTCGAGGCTGGTCTCCATGTTGGTAACCGTGCGGGCCGGCGCGCCGCGCAGCGGGACGATCTCGGGCTGGTCGGCCGACGTGTCCTGCGGCTGGGCGGGCGCGGGCTTGGCCGCGGCCTTGGTGGTGGTCGCGGTGGCGGCCTTGGTGCTGGTCGGGGTGCTGGCCGGGGCCGGGGCGGCCTGCTTCGCCGCGGGCTGCGCCGGCGCGGCGGCGGGCGTGGAAGTCACGGTGGTCCTCGCGGGGGACGTGGCAGTGGCGGTCGGTGCGGAGGCGGGCTTCGTGGCGGTGGCGGTACCCGGCGGCGCGGTGGGAGCGGCGCCGGCGGCCTTGCGCTCGGCGAAATACTCCGCCCACTGGGGGTCGACACTGGAGGGGTCCTCGAGCCAGCTCTCGTAGAACTCCTCGACGAGCCACTCGTTCGGTCCGAATCCCGATTCCGGGCCGGTAGGGGCCACTGTCGCGTTCGCCTTCTTCCGTTCGAATCTGCGCGGCTGCTCTGGTACAGATTAGTCGCGCTCCCCGACTCCGCGCATCGGCGCCATCGTGGCCTAGATCACGCGGTGGCTCAAGTCGACATCCGGTCCGCCCGCCGCGGCGGGTCGGGGGCATCCCTGACCGGTCCCGGAGATGCGCGAGCGGGCCTTCTGCCCGCGTCAGCGCGGCCGTTACGCTGGCGGCGAACCAGCCATCCGGAGGCGTCGTGATCGACCAGTACGTGGCTCAGCTGCGCCGCGAGGTGCGCGGACCACTGCTGCCCCGGCGCAGCATGATCCGCGAGCTGCGCGACGGCCTGCGCGACGCCGCCGACGCGCACCGGTCCGACGGCGCCGGCGCCGCCGAGGCCGAACGGCTCGCCGTCGAGGAGTTCGGTCCGGTCCAGGTGGTCGCCGCCGGCCTACGCGAGGAGCTGGCGGCCGTGGCGGCGCGCTACCTGGCCGGGCTGATCGCCGTCCTCGGGTCGGCGCAGTTCGCGCTGTCGACCTACACGTGGACGACGGCGGCCGCGGCGCAGGGCTGGCCGGAGCCGGCGCCGTGGTACGGCCTGCTGTCGCGCGCCGTCGACGTCTCCAGCTTCGCGTTCATCGGGCTGGCCGCGCTCGCGGTGCTGGCGCTCGGACGCGGCGCCCGGCGGCTGCCGACCCGCCGGGTGGTGCGGGTGATCGCCGTGGTGACGCTGGTCGACGTCGTGCTGCACGTCGTCAGCGGCGCCGTGCTGAGCGCGTACGCGCCGGCCAGCGTGAACGAGTGGAACGGGCCGGAGCTGGTGGCGATGTCGCTGCTCTCGGTGGGGTCGACCCTGTGGATCACCTGGCTGGCGGTGAGCTGCCTGCGGCTGACGTCACGCCGGGCCGAGGATGGCGTTCATGACGCTGCTCATCTCGCTCCAGGCCTGCTGCTGCGCGGCTAGGTAACCCTTGCCGTCGCGGGTGATCTCGTACGTGCGCCGCTTGCGGCCGCCGACGGTGTCCCAGGAGCTGCGCAGGTAGCCCAGCCGCTCCAGCCGCCGCAGCGCGGGGTAGAGCGTGCCGGTGGGGAGGTCGACGGCGCCGTCGCTGCGTGCGTGCAGCGCCTCGGAGACGCCGTAGCCGTGCAGCGGCCGGTCGCGGACGACGGCGAGGATCAGCGCGTCGAGGTTGCCGCGGAGGGCGTCGGCCTTCATGTCGGTAGTCTACGCATCACCATGTAGCCTGACTACAGGTAGACAGTCAGATCTACCCGCGGGAGGGGCGAGGATGAGCGTGCTGGACGTGTCGCGGCTGCAGTTCGCGCTGACGGCGATCTTCCACTTCCTGTTCGTGGTGCTCACGCTCGGGCTCGCGCCGGTCGTGGCGTTTCTCCAGACCCGCTGGGCGATCACCGGGAAGGAGATCCACGAGCGCCTGACCCGCTACTGGGGCCAGCTCTACATCGTCAACTACGCGATGGGCATCGTCGTCGGGCTGGGCATGGAGTTCCAGTTCGGCCTGCACTGGAGCGGGCTGATGACCTTCGCCGGCGACGTGTTCGGCGCGCCGCTGGCCATCGAGACACTGGTCGCGTTCTTCCTGGAGTCGACCTTCCTCGGCATGTGGATCTTCGGCTGGGGCCGGCTGAACCGCTGGGTGCACACGACGCTGATCTGGCTGGTGGTGCTGACGGCGTATCTGTCGGCGTACTGGGTGATGGTCGCCAACGGGTTCCTGCAGGACCCGGTCGGGCACGTGATCGAGGACGGCGTCGCGCGCATCGACGACGTCGGGGCGCTGCTGACCAACCCGCAGGCCGTCGGGGCGCTGCTGCACATCGTCCCGGTCTGCCTGCTGACCGGGAGCGTCGTCATGGTCGGCATCTGCTCGTGGCACTTCCTGCGCGGCACCCCCGACGTCGACTTCTTCCGCCGCTCGCTGCGGGTCGCGGTCGTCGTGGGCGCGGTGGCCGCCCTGTTCGCCGTCGGCAACGGGTTCGCGCAGTTCGGCCACCTGACCGAGGGCAAGGAGCTGGCGCTCGGCGGGTCGGCGGTGGAGCGGGCGGAGTTCCAGGTCGAGATGGAGGCGCTGCACGGGCCGGGCGACTGGACGCCGCCGACGTGGGTCTCGTTCACCTGGCCGCTGATGGAGATCAGCGGGATCATGTACATGCTGGTCTTCTTCGGTCTGCTGCCGTTCCTGATCAAGAACGCCTTCGACCGCGCCCGCCCGGCCTGGCTGCGCCGGTTCTGGCACCGGTTCTACGTGTGGACGCTGCCGTGGCCGTTCGTCGTCGTGGCCTGTGGCTGGCTGCTGCGCGAGGTCGGCCGGCAGCCGTGGGTCGTCTACGGTGAATTGACCACGGCCGAGGCCGTCTCGTCGCACTCGGCCGGCACCGTGCTGGCCAGCCTGGTGGTGTTCGGCACGCTGTTCGCGACGCTCGCCGTGCTGGACTGGTGGCTGATCGCCCGGCTGGCCCGCCGCGGCCCGCACGACCTCGTGCTGGGCTCCGACGGCGCCGGCCGCGAGGATGCCGAACCCGAGCTCGTGCTCGCGGAAAGGAGCTGACGTGGACGTCCTCTGGCTCGGGCTGCTGGGGCTGCTGCTGGCCGGCTGGTCCGTGCTCGACGGCGCCAACCTGGGCCTCGGCGCGTCGCTGCGGCGCATCGGGCGCAGCGGGCCGGAGCGGCGGCTGCTGCTGACCGCGATGGGGCCGTTCCTGCTCGGCGGCGAGGTCTGGCTGGTCGCAGCGGCCGGCATCCTGATCGGCGCGTTCCCCGGGCTGGAGAAGGACCTGTTGTCGGCCTACTACCCACTGGTCGTCGGCCTGGTGGTGGCCTGGGTGCTGCGCGACATCGGGGTCTGGTTCCGTAGCCGGCGACGCTCGAAGGGCTGGCAGACCGGCTGGGAGACCGTGGTCGTCGCGGCCAGCACGGTCATGCCGTTCGCCTGGGGCCTGCTGCTGGGCAACGTCGTCCAGGGGGTGCCGACCGACGGCCGGCCGGGGGTTGAGACACTGTTCGGGCCGTATTCACTGTTGTGGGGGGCCGTCGTGGTCGCCGTGTTCACGCTGCACGGCGCGGTGTTCGCCGCGCTGAAGCTGCCGCGTGGCCGCCGCACGCGCGCCGCCGGTACCGTCCGCAAGGCGGCCGCCGCCGCGCTGGCGCTGCTGGCCGCCACAGGAGCCGCCACGCCCGCGTTCAGCGTCGAGCTGGCCCGGCCGCTGCCGGCCGCCGTGCTGGGCGTCGTCGCCGTCGCGGCCGTGGTGCTGGCGACCCGGCTGTTCGACCGCGAGCGCGACGGCTGGGCGTACGCCTGCACCGCCGTCGCCGCGGCCGCGCCGGTGCTCGCCGCCGGGCTCGCGACGACGCCACGGCTGATGGACGGCCTCGCCGCCTCGGGCACGCTCGACCTGCTGGGCGCCGTCGTCGTGCCGCTGCTCCCGGTGCTGCTCGCCGTCCAGGCGTGGATGTGGTGGACGTTCCGGCACCGCGTCGGCGTCGGATCGGCGGTGTTCTTCTGAACCGTCTCGCCCGCCGGCTGCTCGCCGCACTGCCCGCCTACCGCGTCGTCGCCCTGGTCTTCACCCTGCTGGCGGTGGCCGCGGCCGTCGCCATCCTCGTGCAGGCCGAGCTGCTGGCACGGCTGCTCGCCGACGGCGTCCTCGACGGGCGGTCGGCGGGCTCGGTCGCGGGCTTGCTGGGGCTGCTGGCCGGCGTGTTCGCCGTCCGGGCCGGGCTGTCGTGGGCGCAGCAGGCGCTGGCCCAGCGGTCCGCGGCCTCGGTCAAGGCGTCGCTGCGGCGGCAGGTGCTGCGGCGCACCCAGGAGCTCGGCCCGGGCTGGCTGTCCGGGCAGCACACCGGCGGGCTGACGACGACGCTCGGGCGCGGGCTGGACGCCCTCGACCCGTGGTTCACCGGCTACTTCCCGCAGCTGTTCCTCGCCGCGGTGATCCCGTTCGCGGTGCTGGTGCGCATCGCCGTCGCCGACCTCGCGTCGGCGGTGATCATCGTGGTCACGCTGCCGCTGATCCCGGTCTTCGGCGCGCTGGTGGGCATGTCGGCCAAACGGGCAACCGAACGGCAGTGGCGGGCGCTCGAGCGGCTGGGCGGGCACTTCCTCGACGTCGTGGCCGGGCTGCCGACGCTGCGGGCGTTCGGCCGGGCGAAGTCGCAGGCCGAGCAGGTGCGGCGCATCGCCGACGAGCACCGCTCGGCCACCATGCGCACGCTGCGCATCGCGTTCCTGTCCGCGCTGGTCCTGGAGCTGGTCGCGACGCTGTCGGTGGCGCTGGTCGCGGTGCCGGTCGGGCTGCGGACGCTCGACGGCGGGCTGGGCCTCGAGACCGCGCTGCTGGTGTTGCTGCTCGCGCCGGAGGCGTACCTGCCGCTGCGGGCGCTCGGGTCGCAGTTCCACGCGAGCACCGAGGGGCTGGCCGTCGCGGAACGGTGCTTCTCGGTGGTCGACGCCGAGGGCGGCAGCCCGCGGCCGGCGGGGCCGACGCCGGCGCCCGACGCCCGCGCGGCCGTGCGGTTCGAGAACGTCACCGTGCGGTATCCGGGGCGGTCGGAGGCGGCGCTCGACGGCGTCTCGCTCACCGTCGCCGCGGGGGAGCGGGTCGCGCTGGTCGGGCCCAGCGGCGCCGGGAAGTCGACGCTGCTCGGCGTGCTGCTCGGCCTCGTCACGCCGACGTCCGGGCGGGTGCTCGTCGGCGAGACCGACCTCGCCGCCACCGACCCGGACGAGTGGCGGCGGCAGCTGGCCTGGGTGCCGCAGCGGCCGCACCTGTTCGCCCGCACCGTCGCCGAGAACATCCGGCTCGGCCGGCCCGGCGCGACCGACGACGAGGTCGTCAGGGCCGCGACGCTGGCGCACGCCGACGAGTTCGTCGACCGGTTGCCGCTCGGCTACGAGACGCCGCTGGGCGAGCGCGGCGCCGGGCTGTCCGCGGGGCAGCGCCAGCGCATCGCCCTGGCCCGCGCGTTCCTGCGCGACGCCCCGCTGCTGCTGCTGGACGAGCCGACGGCCGGGCTCGACGCCGGCAGCGAGGCGGTCGTCGTCGAGGCGACCGCGCGGCTGATGGCGGGCCGGACGGTGCTGGTGGTCGCGCACCGGCCGGCCATGGTGCTCGACGCCGGCCGGGTCGTGACGCTGGAGCACGGCCGCGTCGCCGGGCCACTGGCCGCGGAGGTGAGCTGATGGTGCGGCGGCTGGCCGGCCTGCTCCGCGCCCACGTGGGGCGGCTGCTCGTCGCGGTGTCCGCGTCGGTCGCCACCGAGTTGGCCGCGCTGGCGCTGATGGGCACCGCCGCCTGGCTGCTGGCCCGCGCCGCCGAGCAGCCCCCGCTGGCAGCCTTGTCGCTGGCCATCGTCGGGGTGCGGGCGTTCGCGACCGGTCGCGGCGTCTTCCGCTATGCCGAGCGGCTGGCCAGCCACGACGCCGCGCTGCGGGCGCTGGCCACGCTGCGTGGCCGGGTCTACGACGCGCTGGTGCCGCTGGCGCCGTCCGGCCTGCCCGCCTACCGCAGCTCCGACCTGCTCAGCCGCATGGTCTCCGACGTCGAGGCCGTCCAGGACCTCGTCGTGCGGGTGCTGGTGCCGGTGAGCACGGCGGTCGTGGTGGCCGCCGTCGCGGTCGGGGTCACCGCCGCCGTGCTGCCGTCCGCGGCTGTCGTGCTGGCGGCCGGACTGGCGCTGGCCGGGCTGGTCGTGCCGCTGCTCATGGTGGCGACGGCACGACACACCGCTCGGCGGCTGGCGCCGGCCAGGGCCGAGCTGGCCGCGCACCACACCGATCTCTTGCAGGGCAGCGCCGATCTGGCCGTGTTCGGCGCGACGGCCGCCGCCCTGGCCGATGCGGAGGCCGCGAGCGAGCGGCTGGCCCGGCTGGAGCGACGCACGGCGCTGGCGACGGCGCTCGGCGGTGCGGCGTCGATGCTGGTCCAGGGCGTGACGACGGTCGCGGTGACGGTTCTGGCGCTGGGCGCGCGCTCCGACGGCGGGCTGGCCGGGGTCATGGTGCCGGTGGTCGCTCTGGTCGCGCTGATCTCGTTCGAGCCGGTGCTGCCGCTGGTGCCGGCGGTGCAGAAGCTGCTGGAGTCGCGGTCGTCGCTGCGCCGGGTTCTGGCGGTGCTGGACACCCCGGCGCCGGTGGCCGAGCCCGGCGCCGACGCCCTGCCGGCGCCGTCGGGCCCGGTGACGGTGACGGTGACGCTGCGGTCGGTCTCCGTGCGCTACCCGGGGGCGACCGTGGACGCGGTCGACGGGGTGGACCTCGCGCTGACGCCCGGGAAGCGGGTGGCCGTCGTCGGGGCCAGCGGGTCCGGCAAGAGCACCCTGCTGGCCTGCCTGATGCGCTTCATCGAGCCGTCGGCCGGCACCGTCATGCTCAACGGCGAGGACGTGCGCCGCTACGACGGCGACGACGTGCGCGCCGTCGTGACCGGCGTGACACAGGACGCGCACCTGTTCCACACGTCGATCCGCGAGAACCTGCGCCTCGCCCGGCCGTCCGCCTCCGATGACACCTTGCTGGCCGCGCTCGGGACGGCCCGGCTGCGCGACTGGGTCGAGTCGCTGCCCGCCGGGCTCGACACCATGGTCGGCGAGTCCGGCGGCCAGGTCTCCGGCGGGCAGCGGCAGCGCCTGGCGCTGGCCCGGGCGCTGCTGGCCGACCCGCCGGTCGTGCTGCTGGACGAGCCGACCGAGGGCCTGGACCCGCAGACGGCCGACGACCTCATGGCCGACCTGCTCGCCTCCACCCGCGGCCGGACGACGGTCGTCGTCACGCACCGCCTGGCCGGGCTGGACGCCGTCGACGAGATCGTGGTGATGGACGCCGGGCGGGTCGTGCAGCGCGGCACCCACGCCGAGCTGGTCGCCGCCGACGGCGCCTACCAGGACCTCTGGTGGGCGTCGCGGCCCGCGCTGGCGGAGTAGCGCCGGGCGGGATGCGGTGACGGTGCCCTTTGCAATGAGCACCAATACGCACCACCCCGGCATAACACCACCCCGCCGGTGGTGCGTATAGGTGCTCATTGCAAAGCGGGCTGAAGACGGCTTCCGGCCTCCGGTGACGCGGCGGGTCAGCTCGTCGTCTTGAGCGCGCGGGAGAGGTCGGCCCAGAGGTCCTCGACGTCCTCGATGCCGACGGAGAGCCGCAGCAGCGACTCGTCCACCGACGTGCTCTCGGTGGGCCAGCTCCGCCGCCGCTCCAGCGACGACTCGACGCCGCCGAGGCTGGTCGAGTGCACCCACAGGTCGACCGCCGCCACGACCGCGTCGGCGCCGGCCGCGCCGCCGGCCACCTCGATGGAGCACATCGTCCCCGAGCCGGGGTAGCGCACGACGTTCACCGCCGGGTGGGCGCGCAGCCGCGAGGCCAGCTCCGTCGCGTTCGCCTGGGCCCGCTCCAGCCGCACCGACAGCGTCCGCAGGCCGCGCACGGCGAGGTAGGCCTCCATCGGGCCGGGGATCGCGCCGTGCAGCCGGCGGTGCGCGTCGAGCCGCTCGTACGCGTCGTCGACGTTGGTGACGACGGCGCCGAGGACGACGTCGGAGTGGCCGGCCAGCAGCTTGGTGACGCTGTGTACGACGATATCGGCGCCCAGCTCCAGCGGCCGCTGCAGCAGCGGCGTCGCGAACGTGTTGTCGACGACGGTGAGCGCGCCGGCCGCGCGGGCCGCCGTGGCCACCGCCGCGATGTCGGCGACGTCGAGGTTCGGGTTGGTCGGCGACTCCAGCCACACCATCGCCGCACCCTTCGCCGCGGCCGCGATGCCGTCGGTGTCGGTGACCGGCAGCTGCCGCAGCGTCAGCCGGCCCTGGGCGGCCCGCTCGCGCAGCAGGTCCAGCACACCCAGGTAGGCGCAGTCGGGCGCGACGACGACGGCGCCCTCCGGCAGCAGCGACATGACCGCGTCGGAGGCGGCCAGACCGGACGCGTAGGCCAGCGCGCGGCCGCCCTCGAGGTCGCCGAGGGCCGACTCCAGCGCCGCCCAGGACGGGTTGCCGTAGCGGCCGTAGCCGACCTCGCCGCCGGCGTGGAAGGTCGATGCGAAGGTCACCGGCTCGTTCAGCGGCGCGTCGGCCGCACGCTCGGGACGGCCGGCGGTCACGACGCGGGTGATGGGGGAGTGCGGCATGCCGCCAGTATCGGTCACGGCGTCGTGGCGGCCAGCGTCAGCGTCACCGTGGCCGTGCGCTCCTCGCCCGGCGCGATGGTGACCTGGGTGCCTGTCGTCGACCGCACGCCCGCCACGCCGGCGTCGGGCCAGCTGGTCGCGGGCTCCAGCGCGAGCACGTACGCACCGGAGTACCACGGGAAGCCGGCCCGCCCTCCGGCCTCCAGCCAGTACCACGCGTGCGGCATCAGCGACGTGTCCCAGGTGAGGTCGGCCCGCAGCCCCAGCTCGTCGTTGACGATGCCGGCCCGGCCCTCGGCGAAGCCGTCCAGGAACGCCAGCCGGCTGACCCCGGACCCCGGCGCCGGGACGCGGTCGAACCCGTCGCCGGGCCAGGCCGCCGGCGTCGCAGGGTCCAGCCAGACGGTCCGCGCCGCGGTCTCGATGCGCGCCGCCGGGCCGACCAGCGGAGCGCCGAACGCCGGGTGCTGGCTCCACATCACCTCGACCGGCTCGGCGCCGTCGTTGCGTGCGGTCTCCGTCACCGTGACCGCGGGGCCGTCGACCTCGATGCGCTTGACGATGGAGAACGGGCTGCGGACGAGGTCGGTGCGCAGCTCGACGGCGCTCGGACCCGTCGCGGTCCAGTCGTACGAGGCCAGCCACGCCTCGCCGTGCATGCCCCACTCGACGCCGTGCTCCTGGCTCGGCGCGCCGGCGTTCGGGAACACCGTCTGCCAGCCGCCGGGGTAGGCCTGCATCAGCAGCGCCTCGCTGCTGCCCACGGTGACGTGCTCGCCGTGCGGGCGCAGCCCCCACCGCGTACGCCACATGACGTCGACGTCGATCGGGCGCCAGCGCACCGACGTCACGTCGCCGCCCTTGCCGGGGACGACGTCGACGCTCAGCTCGTCGGACGTGAGGTGGACGATCTCCCAGCCGCGGTGTGCGGACACGCTCGGTTCGGTCACGGCACACACCCTAGGGTTCCGGGTGCCGGGCGTCATAGCGCAGGAACCGCCGCTGCGTGACCGCCAGCATGCTCACGATGACGATGCAGGCCAGGCCACCGATGATGGCCGCCCACGCCTCGGTGCTCAGCTCGGCCAGCGAGCCGAGCGCCAGGTCGCCCAGCCGCGGCCCGCCCGCCACGACGACGATGAACACGCCCTGCAGCCGCCCCCGCAGCTCGTCGGGCGTGGCCGCCTGCAGGATCGTCATCCGGAACACCGCGCTGACGGTGTCGGCGGCGCCGGCCAGCACCATGCAGAACACCGCCGGCCACAGCGCCCAGTGCACGACGCCGTCCTCCGGTCCGGTGACGACCAGCAGCACCAGGCCGAACGCGATCACCGACAGCGCCCACGCGATGATCGCGACCACGACCGCGAGGCCCTGCCGGCGCACGTGCCCCAGCGGCCCGGAGAACAGGCCGGCCAGGAACGCGCCGACCGCCATCCCGGCCACCAGGATGCCCACCGTCGTCGAGCCGCCGCCCAGCACCGCCGCCGCGACCGCCGGGAACAGCACCCGTGGCATCGCCAGCACCATCGCGCACAGGTCCACGATGAACGTCATGCGCACGTTCGGCCGGGTGCGCAGGTACGACAGGCCCTCCAGCACCGAGCGCAGCCCGGCCCGGCGGACGCCCCGCTGCGGCGGCATCGGCGGCAGCGCCAGGAGGGTCGTCAGCGCGAACGTCAGCAGCACCGCCTCGATGCTGTACGTCCACCCGTAGCCGACCGAGTCGATCAGCACGCCGGCCAGCAGCGGCCCGATGGTCAGGCCGAGGCTCATCGACATGCTGCCCAGCGCGTTCGCCGCCGGCAGCAGCGGGCCGGGCAGCAGCCGCGGGATGATCGCCGTCCGCGCGGGGGAGTTCACCGCGAAGAACCCGTTCTGCACCGCGACCAGCCCGTACAGCAGCCACACCTGGCCGAGGTCCAGCCAC is from Jiangella alkaliphila and encodes:
- a CDS encoding cytochrome d ubiquinol oxidase subunit II, yielding MDVLWLGLLGLLLAGWSVLDGANLGLGASLRRIGRSGPERRLLLTAMGPFLLGGEVWLVAAAGILIGAFPGLEKDLLSAYYPLVVGLVVAWVLRDIGVWFRSRRRSKGWQTGWETVVVAASTVMPFAWGLLLGNVVQGVPTDGRPGVETLFGPYSLLWGAVVVAVFTLHGAVFAALKLPRGRRTRAAGTVRKAAAAALALLAATGAATPAFSVELARPLPAAVLGVVAVAAVVLATRLFDRERDGWAYACTAVAAAAPVLAAGLATTPRLMDGLAASGTLDLLGAVVVPLLPVLLAVQAWMWWTFRHRVGVGSAVFF
- a CDS encoding cytochrome ubiquinol oxidase subunit I — translated: MSVLDVSRLQFALTAIFHFLFVVLTLGLAPVVAFLQTRWAITGKEIHERLTRYWGQLYIVNYAMGIVVGLGMEFQFGLHWSGLMTFAGDVFGAPLAIETLVAFFLESTFLGMWIFGWGRLNRWVHTTLIWLVVLTAYLSAYWVMVANGFLQDPVGHVIEDGVARIDDVGALLTNPQAVGALLHIVPVCLLTGSVVMVGICSWHFLRGTPDVDFFRRSLRVAVVVGAVAALFAVGNGFAQFGHLTEGKELALGGSAVERAEFQVEMEALHGPGDWTPPTWVSFTWPLMEISGIMYMLVFFGLLPFLIKNAFDRARPAWLRRFWHRFYVWTLPWPFVVVACGWLLREVGRQPWVVYGELTTAEAVSSHSAGTVLASLVVFGTLFATLAVLDWWLIARLARRGPHDLVLGSDGAGREDAEPELVLAERS
- a CDS encoding permease prefix domain 1-containing protein gives rise to the protein MIDQYVAQLRREVRGPLLPRRSMIRELRDGLRDAADAHRSDGAGAAEAERLAVEEFGPVQVVAAGLREELAAVAARYLAGLIAVLGSAQFALSTYTWTTAAAAQGWPEPAPWYGLLSRAVDVSSFAFIGLAALAVLALGRGARRLPTRRVVRVIAVVTLVDVVLHVVSGAVLSAYAPASVNEWNGPELVAMSLLSVGSTLWITWLAVSCLRLTSRRAEDGVHDAAHLAPGLLLRG
- a CDS encoding multifunctional oxoglutarate decarboxylase/oxoglutarate dehydrogenase thiamine pyrophosphate-binding subunit/dihydrolipoyllysine-residue succinyltransferase subunit → MAPTGPESGFGPNEWLVEEFYESWLEDPSSVDPQWAEYFAERKAAGAAPTAPPGTATATKPASAPTATATSPARTTVTSTPAAAPAQPAAKQAAPAPASTPTSTKAATATTTKAAAKPAPAQPQDTSADQPEIVPLRGAPARTVTNMETSLEVPTATSVRAVPAKLLVDNRIVINNHLARSRGGKVSFTHVIGFALVKALHQMPDMNQAYADIDGKPALAKPRHVNLGLAIDTKKSDGTRQLLVPSIKRAEGMTFAEFWAAYEDVVRRARDNKLTVADFQGTTITLTNPGTIGTVHSVPRLMKGQGTIIGVGAMEYPAEYQGAAPETVARLGVSKTMTLTSTYDHRIIQGAQSGDFLRIVHGLLLGQDGFYDEIFRALRIPYEPIRWATDVPHSHEDEVSKQARVLELIHAYRVRGHLMADTDPLEYKQRTHPDLDVSTHGLTLWDLDREFATGSFGGSKRFMLLRDILGVLRNAYCRTVGIEYMHIQEPEQRRWIQERVEKPVDLTAREDQLRILLKLNQAEAFETFLQTKYVGQKRFSLEGGESLIPVLDEVVEAAAEAGLLEACIGMAHRGRLNVLANIVGKSYAQIFGEFQGNIDPRTVQGSGDVKYHLGADGEFTALDGSKIKVSLTANPSHLEAVNPVLEGIARAKQDILDRGEEFPVLPILVHGDAAFAGQGVVAETLNLSQLRGYRTGGTVHVVVNNQVGYTTSPDQSRSSMYSTDVARMVQAPIFHVNGDDPEACTRVARLAFEFRQAFKKDVVIDMVCYRRRGHNEGDDPSYTQPLMYDLIEAKRPVRKLYTEALIGRGDITIEEAEQVLLDYQKQLERVFAETRQTAPTSVTTVPSYPDKPAPEGEVVTATTPEVLKRVADAYLTVPDGFTVHPKVLPQVQRRAQALTEGGIDWATAEITAFGALLLDGRPVRLAGQDSRRGTFVQRFASLVDRKTGESYLPLQHLDDTQAKFYAYDSLLSEFAAMGFEYGYSVARPESLVLWEAQFGDFVNGAQTIIDEFISAGEAKWGQYSGVVLLLPHGYEGQGADHSSARMERFLLMGAEEAFRVAQPSSPASYFHLLRSQALGGSHRPLIVFTPKSMLRNKRAVSVPDDLTGTTTFRPVLPDPEPLDAAKVDRVLLCSGKITWELLAERGKRSDDHTAILPVEQLYPLPAREIAAEVAKYPNVREIRWVQDEPENMGPWPFMALHLAPRLPDGIVFQPVTRPASTSPAVGNHSVHLDQQKALHDGAFA
- a CDS encoding PadR family transcriptional regulator encodes the protein MKADALRGNLDALILAVVRDRPLHGYGVSEALHARSDGAVDLPTGTLYPALRRLERLGYLRSSWDTVGGRKRRTYEITRDGKGYLAAQQQAWSEMSSVMNAILGPA
- a CDS encoding trans-sulfuration enzyme family protein translates to MPHSPITRVVTAGRPERAADAPLNEPVTFASTFHAGGEVGYGRYGNPSWAALESALGDLEGGRALAYASGLAASDAVMSLLPEGAVVVAPDCAYLGVLDLLRERAAQGRLTLRQLPVTDTDGIAAAAKGAAMVWLESPTNPNLDVADIAAVATAARAAGALTVVDNTFATPLLQRPLELGADIVVHSVTKLLAGHSDVVLGAVVTNVDDAYERLDAHRRLHGAIPGPMEAYLAVRGLRTLSVRLERAQANATELASRLRAHPAVNVVRYPGSGTMCSIEVAGGAAGADAVVAAVDLWVHSTSLGGVESSLERRRSWPTESTSVDESLLRLSVGIEDVEDLWADLSRALKTTS